A genomic region of Catalinimonas niigatensis contains the following coding sequences:
- a CDS encoding Y-family DNA polymerase → MYALVDCNHFYVSCERVFNPRLENKAVVVLSNNDGCVIASSPEAKKLGIKIGIPVFEIRKMVRKHGIVVFSSNYPLYGDMSNRVMNTLRHLVPDIEIYSIDEAFLQVDGMTKQYTSWEQLGHVIRQTIKQWIGIPTCVGIAPTKTLAKIANRLAKKSNESVCVLDSETKINSALENAAVEEIWGIGRNYAALLYRSGIKNALQFSRAEENWVKQYMSVVGQRLHNELRGISCLPLEMMASQGNKKMIGSSRSFIKPILKLSELKEAVATYCTRIGEKLRSQQSCANLITVYIRTNPHHKNAAYYANAQSIQFPVPTDNTPELIHHALKALKIIFQDGLAYKKAGVLVGGLVPSHVCQQNLFDGLQRAKHIKAMQAMDKINGKLGRFKVRSAAMGFQDVGKTVQENLSQNYTSNWKDILEVLA, encoded by the coding sequence ATGTACGCGCTGGTAGATTGTAATCACTTTTATGTATCATGCGAACGGGTCTTTAATCCCCGTCTGGAAAATAAGGCAGTTGTTGTGTTGTCAAACAATGATGGATGCGTAATTGCAAGTTCACCAGAGGCAAAAAAATTGGGCATCAAAATAGGAATACCTGTTTTTGAAATTCGTAAAATGGTTAGGAAACATGGAATTGTCGTCTTTTCTTCTAACTATCCACTTTATGGCGATATGTCAAATAGAGTCATGAATACGCTTCGTCATCTGGTACCTGACATTGAAATTTACTCTATTGACGAAGCTTTTCTCCAAGTGGACGGCATGACAAAACAGTATACAAGTTGGGAGCAACTTGGTCATGTGATAAGACAAACCATCAAGCAATGGATAGGAATTCCTACCTGTGTTGGTATTGCTCCTACCAAAACCCTGGCTAAAATTGCAAACCGACTGGCTAAAAAAAGTAATGAAAGTGTTTGTGTGCTTGATAGCGAAACCAAGATTAATAGTGCTTTAGAAAATGCGGCAGTAGAGGAAATATGGGGAATTGGACGTAATTATGCTGCCTTATTATATCGGTCAGGGATAAAAAATGCATTACAATTTAGCAGAGCAGAAGAGAATTGGGTGAAGCAGTACATGAGTGTAGTAGGACAAAGACTGCACAATGAACTGCGTGGTATAAGTTGTTTGCCTTTAGAGATGATGGCTTCTCAGGGAAACAAGAAGATGATAGGTTCTTCACGCTCATTTATAAAACCTATCTTGAAACTTTCTGAACTGAAAGAAGCAGTAGCCACTTATTGTACCAGGATCGGAGAGAAGTTAAGGAGTCAACAAAGCTGTGCTAACCTGATCACGGTATATATAAGAACTAATCCTCATCACAAAAATGCTGCATACTATGCAAACGCACAATCCATTCAATTTCCTGTGCCTACAGATAATACACCGGAGCTAATTCATCATGCTTTGAAAGCTCTAAAGATTATTTTTCAGGATGGACTTGCCTATAAAAAAGCTGGTGTATTGGTTGGAGGACTCGTTCCTTCGCATGTTTGTCAGCAAAATTTGTTTGATGGACTACAGCGGGCCAAGCACATTAAGGCAATGCAGGCGATGGATAAAATCAATGGTAAACTGGGACGTTTCAAAGTGCGTTCTGCTGCCATGGGATTTCAAGATGTGGGAAAGACAGTGCAGGAAAATCTTTCACAAAATTATACTTCTAATTGGAAGGATATTTTG
- a CDS encoding LexA family protein, whose product MTILKNIQHRLVLELYAIDASEPLTLPLFESNIPAGFPSPADDTMELKLDLNKHLIKHPSTTFYARVNGYSMQDAGIYDGDILIVDRTMEPRENDVVVCILDGDYTVKRVHLGKDEIFLQAANDAYEPIKVKEDNRLSIWGVVTYVIHKP is encoded by the coding sequence ATGACCATTCTCAAAAATATCCAACATAGATTGGTGTTGGAACTTTATGCGATAGATGCCTCCGAACCTCTAACGTTACCTCTATTTGAATCTAATATCCCGGCTGGTTTTCCCTCTCCCGCAGATGATACAATGGAGCTTAAATTGGATTTAAATAAACATTTGATCAAGCATCCTTCTACTACATTTTATGCCCGGGTTAATGGTTATTCTATGCAAGACGCCGGAATATACGACGGAGATATTTTGATAGTAGATCGTACGATGGAACCCAGAGAAAATGATGTAGTCGTATGCATTCTGGATGGAGATTATACTGTAAAGCGAGTTCATTTAGGTAAAGATGAAATCTTTTTGCAAGCTGCCAATGATGCATATGAGCCCATAAAAGTGAAAGAAGACAATAGACTTAGCATATGGGGAGTGGTCACTTACGTTATTCATAAGCCATAA
- a CDS encoding aminotransferase class I/II-fold pyridoxal phosphate-dependent enzyme, which translates to MAKSKHNNILDTIGDLILNAKKEGLVHLYTEGEHFDGRHIHINGKKLFHFGTTGYLGLEQDIRLKEAACDAIMRYGTQFPLSKTYVSFVIYKKLEEALREIYRRPIVITKNSTLAHIGIIPSIVRDEDTLILDQQVHASVQNAAQLLKPRGIAVQLVKHNDMNMLEDLLKRARGKFNKVWFAADGVYSMFGDTVPIQELQYLQEIYPQLHLYIDDVHGMSWAGKHGAGYVMSQVGDLPEKMVLVGTLSKTFGASGSVVAFGNEEMYESCKIFGGPQTFSAQLEPASVAAALASAKIHLTDEIYTLQDELREKVNYCNQLLRQTNLPLIQENICPVHFIGTGVPALAYNFAKRLMNEGFYINLATFPVVPVRNTGIRFTISRHNQKTEIKALIDAMVYHYPLSLAEEGISLNNVRSTFKLPKVDEYEGIIHQSKKIQVQLESTISKIDQRSWDTCFADKGIFDHQSLLTLEKAFQDNERKEHNWDFIYLIIRDETDQIVLATFFTVGLWKDDVLSKAKVSEELELIRESDPYYLMSRVLSMGSLVTDGEHLYLNRSHSLYKEALKHLCNQIEGLKIKYDAKMVMIRDILANDDELKDFFYHQGYLKIDLPEGSELANLDFDDVEDYLTRLSPKSRSHVRKDILKNANKLFIQIKEHLPQEELKKAYELYQQVHLANHAFNNIAYPEKLFQLLNNDRQWECICYYTKNEKKLIGVAFNHKSTDSYQGVILGLDYAYSELKVYKHALFQAIMRAKALGKTKVQLGLTANTEKKKLGARIIARVGYLQADSNYKLELIEGLLGNKILTT; encoded by the coding sequence ATGGCTAAGTCCAAACATAATAACATACTTGACACTATTGGTGATTTGATTTTAAACGCTAAAAAAGAAGGGCTCGTCCATCTGTATACTGAAGGCGAGCATTTTGATGGCCGACATATTCATATCAATGGTAAAAAATTATTTCATTTTGGTACTACAGGTTACTTAGGCTTAGAGCAGGATATCAGGCTTAAAGAAGCCGCTTGTGATGCTATTATGCGCTACGGCACACAATTCCCTTTGTCCAAAACCTATGTATCTTTTGTTATATATAAGAAACTGGAAGAGGCATTGAGGGAAATTTACCGACGTCCTATAGTCATTACTAAAAATAGTACCCTCGCTCATATAGGGATCATTCCAAGTATTGTTAGGGATGAAGATACATTAATATTAGACCAACAGGTGCATGCCAGCGTGCAGAATGCTGCTCAGTTGCTTAAACCCCGGGGAATAGCTGTGCAACTCGTCAAGCACAATGACATGAATATGCTTGAAGATTTACTCAAGAGAGCAAGAGGCAAGTTCAACAAAGTATGGTTTGCTGCTGACGGTGTGTATTCTATGTTTGGGGATACTGTACCAATACAGGAGTTGCAGTACTTACAAGAGATTTACCCTCAGCTCCATCTGTACATAGATGACGTACACGGGATGAGTTGGGCTGGTAAACATGGAGCGGGATATGTTATGAGCCAGGTAGGCGACTTACCTGAAAAAATGGTGTTGGTGGGTACACTGAGCAAAACATTTGGAGCCAGTGGAAGTGTAGTGGCTTTTGGCAATGAAGAAATGTATGAGAGTTGTAAAATTTTCGGTGGCCCGCAAACATTTTCAGCACAACTGGAGCCTGCCAGCGTGGCTGCGGCCCTTGCCTCTGCCAAAATCCACTTGACAGATGAAATTTACACATTGCAAGATGAGCTTAGAGAAAAAGTAAATTATTGTAACCAACTTCTTAGACAAACCAATCTTCCGCTTATTCAGGAAAATATTTGTCCTGTACATTTCATAGGTACAGGGGTACCCGCTCTAGCATATAATTTTGCAAAAAGGCTCATGAATGAGGGATTTTATATCAATCTGGCTACTTTTCCAGTGGTGCCGGTAAGAAATACCGGGATACGATTTACAATTTCACGTCATAACCAAAAAACTGAAATAAAAGCATTGATAGATGCAATGGTGTACCATTATCCCCTAAGTCTTGCTGAAGAAGGGATTTCTCTCAACAATGTGCGTTCAACTTTCAAGTTACCAAAAGTTGACGAATATGAAGGTATAATACATCAAAGTAAAAAAATTCAGGTGCAGCTTGAATCTACAATCTCAAAGATTGACCAAAGAAGCTGGGATACATGTTTTGCTGACAAAGGCATTTTTGATCACCAAAGTTTGCTTACACTGGAGAAAGCTTTTCAGGACAATGAAAGAAAAGAACACAACTGGGATTTCATTTATCTCATCATCAGAGATGAGACTGATCAAATTGTATTAGCGACTTTTTTTACTGTAGGTCTTTGGAAAGATGATGTATTGTCAAAAGCAAAAGTCTCAGAAGAACTTGAACTGATACGAGAAAGCGATCCTTACTATCTTATGTCCAGGGTTTTATCTATGGGTTCTTTGGTTACTGATGGCGAACACCTTTACCTGAATCGTAGTCATAGTCTTTACAAAGAGGCTCTAAAGCATTTGTGTAATCAAATAGAAGGGCTCAAAATAAAATATGATGCCAAAATGGTTATGATCAGGGATATTCTGGCCAATGATGATGAGTTAAAAGATTTTTTCTATCATCAGGGCTATTTGAAGATTGATTTACCTGAGGGATCTGAACTTGCTAATCTTGATTTTGATGATGTTGAAGATTATCTCACACGGTTGTCTCCCAAATCAAGAAGTCATGTCAGGAAGGATATCCTCAAAAATGCAAATAAGCTTTTTATTCAGATAAAAGAGCACTTGCCTCAAGAAGAGCTAAAGAAAGCTTATGAGCTATATCAGCAGGTACATCTTGCCAACCATGCTTTTAATAATATCGCTTACCCGGAAAAGCTGTTTCAGCTACTCAATAATGATAGGCAATGGGAATGTATTTGCTACTATACAAAAAATGAAAAGAAGCTCATCGGAGTAGCCTTCAATCATAAAAGCACTGATAGTTATCAGGGAGTAATCTTAGGACTTGACTATGCATACAGCGAGTTAAAAGTATATAAGCATGCTCTTTTTCAAGCCATTATGAGAGCCAAGGCACTGGGTAAAACAAAAGTACAATTAGGACTAACTGCTAATACAGAAAAGAAAAAACTTGGAGCAAGGATCATAGCTCGTGTAGGGTATTTACAAGCTGACAGTAACTATAAATTAGAACTGATAGAAGGTTTGCTAGGAAATAAAATTCTGACTACCTAA
- a CDS encoding DUF6686 family protein yields MQQHQNTILCESENGRVIILNSGIAYKLHFRNMMLILTSQQLHALKKYLENLNPEEWFVTSDEEFALIYFTPLCANYFMTREDLKELLQLLLEAMAMVKVHQRLFFKNEKTRIN; encoded by the coding sequence ATGCAACAACACCAGAATACTATTTTGTGCGAGTCTGAAAATGGCAGGGTAATTATTCTCAACAGCGGTATTGCCTATAAGCTACATTTCAGGAATATGATGTTGATACTGACTTCTCAGCAACTACATGCCCTAAAAAAGTATTTGGAAAACCTAAATCCTGAAGAATGGTTTGTAACATCTGATGAAGAGTTTGCTTTAATCTATTTCACGCCACTCTGTGCCAATTATTTCATGACAAGAGAAGATCTCAAAGAATTGTTACAATTATTACTTGAAGCAATGGCTATGGTAAAGGTGCATCAAAGGCTCTTTTTCAAAAATGAAAAAACACGCATCAATTGA
- a CDS encoding FtsK/SpoIIIE family DNA translocase: MAEKTYKSNTYKKAKKTQQKKMASISFYKDKRFHLAGGFFLIVLSLYLMIAFISFIFTGQADQSVAEAVFDTDLKASGLEIENWLGLIGALAGYLFIYRWFGLASMLIPPLLFIIGVKIVFKRELVSPYKAFKFVAFFLIWTSVLLGYLVFRQEGPSPWSFLGGGVGFELAVLSDGLMGWGTILLLIFTLLVFLIYFFNITTFFHLKSSSKEVTGMEAPFPRLNDTSTPEKNVPLTRENDNLYDDESYSFDVDSSKQSSSKKDNKSGTPELEVDFPEVEDSSPSGFPAEPESHADYQLEVEEQREEKISSHMENYDPTLDLSSYRYPNPELLDAYDTQKVKVTKEELENNKDNIVETLINFKIGISSIKATIGPTVTLYEIVPEAGIKISKIKNLEDDIALSLAALGIRIIAPIPGKGTIGIEVPNKNREIVSMNSVVMTDRFMKSNQELPIILGKTVSNELYIADLAKMPHILIAGATGQGKSVGLNVLITSLIFKRHPSQLKFVLIDPKKVELTLYNKLERHFLAKIPNSDDAIITDTKKVIYTLNSLCIEMDKRYDLLKEAGCRNIKEYNHKFVHRKLNPQQGHRFLPYIVLIIDELADLMMTAGKEVENPIARLAQLARAIGIHLVVATQRPSVNVITGIIKANFPVRLSFRVTSKVDSRTILDTGGAEQLVGQGDTLLSLNSELIRLQCPFIDTHEVDEICDFIGSQRGYESAYVLPEFIGEEGDSSDVTEVDLKNRDTMFEDAARVIVHHQQGSTSLIQRKLKLGYNRAGRIIDQLEAAGIVGPFEGSKAREVLIQDDYSLEQLLNNLDNK, translated from the coding sequence ATGGCGGAGAAAACGTATAAATCCAACACATATAAAAAGGCCAAAAAAACGCAGCAAAAGAAAATGGCCAGCATCAGCTTTTATAAAGATAAAAGATTTCATCTGGCAGGAGGATTTTTTCTGATTGTATTGTCTTTGTACCTGATGATCGCTTTTATTTCTTTCATTTTCACAGGGCAAGCCGATCAAAGTGTGGCTGAAGCTGTATTTGATACCGATTTAAAAGCATCTGGTCTGGAGATAGAAAACTGGCTGGGACTGATAGGAGCTTTGGCTGGATACCTTTTTATTTACCGCTGGTTTGGCTTGGCTTCCATGCTTATTCCTCCCCTTCTTTTTATCATCGGAGTCAAGATAGTTTTTAAAAGAGAGCTTGTCTCACCCTATAAAGCTTTCAAATTTGTTGCGTTTTTCCTGATCTGGACCAGTGTCTTATTGGGTTATCTGGTATTCCGACAGGAAGGCCCTTCACCCTGGAGTTTTTTAGGAGGTGGTGTAGGCTTTGAGTTAGCTGTTCTATCTGATGGACTAATGGGTTGGGGAACCATTTTACTGCTCATCTTTACCCTGCTTGTCTTCCTTATTTATTTCTTCAATATCACCACTTTTTTTCATTTAAAATCCAGCAGTAAGGAAGTAACTGGCATGGAGGCTCCGTTCCCAAGGCTTAATGATACATCCACTCCTGAGAAAAACGTCCCTTTAACCCGGGAGAATGATAATTTGTATGATGATGAAAGCTATTCATTTGATGTAGACAGTTCTAAACAAAGTTCTTCAAAAAAAGATAACAAATCCGGGACACCAGAACTGGAAGTTGATTTTCCAGAAGTTGAAGATTCTTCCCCTTCCGGCTTTCCAGCAGAACCCGAGTCGCATGCCGATTATCAGCTTGAAGTAGAAGAACAGCGTGAGGAAAAAATTTCCAGTCATATGGAAAATTATGATCCTACCTTGGATTTGTCTTCCTATCGTTATCCAAACCCTGAGTTGCTGGATGCTTACGATACTCAAAAAGTTAAAGTCACCAAAGAAGAACTTGAAAATAATAAAGACAATATTGTTGAGACGCTCATCAATTTTAAAATTGGTATTTCTTCCATCAAAGCTACCATTGGCCCCACCGTAACACTTTATGAAATAGTACCCGAGGCAGGTATAAAAATCTCAAAGATCAAAAATCTGGAAGATGATATCGCCCTTAGCCTTGCTGCTCTGGGTATTCGTATTATTGCTCCTATTCCAGGAAAAGGAACTATTGGTATTGAAGTTCCCAACAAAAACCGGGAAATAGTCAGCATGAATTCGGTTGTAATGACCGATAGATTCATGAAGAGTAATCAGGAACTTCCCATCATTTTAGGTAAAACGGTATCTAATGAATTATATATCGCTGATCTGGCTAAAATGCCTCACATCCTCATCGCCGGAGCTACCGGACAAGGTAAGTCAGTAGGCCTGAACGTTTTGATTACATCTTTAATCTTTAAAAGGCACCCTTCTCAACTCAAATTTGTACTCATTGATCCTAAAAAAGTAGAGCTTACCCTCTATAATAAACTGGAACGGCATTTTCTGGCGAAAATTCCAAACAGTGATGACGCCATTATCACTGATACCAAAAAAGTCATTTATACCCTCAATTCACTATGTATTGAGATGGACAAGCGTTATGATTTATTGAAAGAGGCTGGCTGTCGAAATATCAAAGAATACAATCATAAGTTTGTCCACCGAAAGCTAAACCCTCAACAAGGACATCGTTTTCTGCCGTATATTGTACTGATCATAGATGAGTTGGCAGATCTTATGATGACCGCCGGTAAAGAAGTGGAAAATCCCATTGCCAGACTTGCCCAGCTTGCCAGGGCCATAGGCATACATCTGGTTGTGGCTACTCAACGTCCGTCAGTCAACGTAATTACCGGTATAATCAAGGCAAATTTTCCAGTGAGATTGTCATTCAGAGTTACTTCCAAAGTGGACTCTCGTACTATCCTGGACACAGGAGGTGCTGAACAACTGGTAGGACAAGGAGATACACTTCTTTCATTAAATTCTGAACTCATTCGCTTGCAATGCCCTTTCATTGATACTCATGAGGTGGACGAAATTTGTGATTTTATAGGCTCTCAAAGAGGATACGAGTCTGCCTATGTACTGCCTGAATTTATTGGTGAAGAAGGTGATAGTTCAGATGTTACAGAAGTAGATCTAAAAAACCGGGATACTATGTTTGAAGATGCCGCCAGAGTAATTGTGCATCATCAGCAAGGGAGCACCTCTTTGATTCAGCGTAAGCTCAAATTGGGTTATAACCGTGCAGGTAGAATCATTGATCAGTTGGAAGCCGCTGGCATTGTAGGCCCCTTTGAAGGAAGCAAAGCAAGAGAAGTTCTGATACAGGATGATTATAGTTTGGAACAGTTATTGAATAATCTTGACAATAAGTAA
- a CDS encoding LolA family protein — protein sequence MKQIDIKRGLVCLVMLLMLATQSVFAQYDPKAKEILDAMSKKYQTIGSFESDFSYSMENTTQSISEDFEGKIVVNGDKYRLKMGGQEIINDGNTVWTYLEEVNEVNIDNYDPSEGDISPTQIYNAYQRGFKYVYLEEETTNGETYQVVDLLPENTNNQFFKIRLHINKEDRTLKKWQIFDKNGTMYTYEISNFNPDAEISNAVFSFDTSKYKGVEVVDLR from the coding sequence ATGAAACAAATTGATATAAAAAGAGGCTTGGTATGTCTGGTAATGCTGTTGATGTTAGCAACTCAATCAGTATTTGCTCAGTACGATCCCAAGGCAAAAGAAATTCTGGACGCAATGAGTAAAAAGTACCAAACCATTGGTTCTTTTGAGTCAGATTTTTCTTATTCTATGGAAAATACCACGCAGTCTATTAGTGAGGACTTTGAAGGAAAAATAGTAGTAAATGGAGATAAGTATCGCCTAAAAATGGGGGGGCAGGAGATCATCAATGATGGCAATACAGTCTGGACTTACCTGGAAGAAGTAAATGAAGTCAACATCGACAATTATGATCCTTCTGAAGGGGATATCTCCCCTACCCAAATTTATAATGCCTACCAGCGCGGCTTTAAATACGTTTATCTGGAAGAAGAAACAACTAATGGTGAGACTTATCAGGTCGTGGATTTACTGCCTGAAAACACTAACAATCAGTTTTTCAAAATTCGCTTACACATTAATAAAGAAGATAGAACTTTGAAAAAGTGGCAGATTTTTGATAAGAACGGTACCATGTATACTTACGAGATTAGTAATTTTAATCCTGATGCTGAAATCTCCAATGCGGTATTTTCATTTGATACGAGTAAGTATAAAGGGGTTGAAGTAGTAGACCTTCGTTAA
- the pyrF gene encoding orotidine-5'-phosphate decarboxylase, with product MTRQALVEQIRKKKSFLCVGLDTDLHKIPKHLLKEEDPLFAFNKQIIDATIDLCVAYKPNLAFYESLGAKGWESLQKTIEYLPDEIFTIADAKRGDIGNTSTMYARAFFEQMKFDSVTVAPYMGADSVTPFLQFDNKWVILLALTSNPGSHDFQQLTLKNEDEKLYERVLKESSLWGTTENLMYVVGATRAEALLDIRKIIPDHFLLVPGVGAQGGSLKEVAKYGMNDDIGLLVNASRSIIYAGKDQYFAKASRIETHKLQQEMATYL from the coding sequence ATGACACGACAAGCACTTGTTGAACAAATCCGTAAGAAAAAATCCTTCCTATGTGTAGGTTTGGATACTGACCTCCATAAAATACCTAAACATCTTCTTAAAGAAGAAGACCCACTATTTGCTTTCAACAAACAGATTATTGATGCTACTATTGATCTTTGTGTAGCTTACAAACCAAATCTTGCCTTTTATGAAAGTCTGGGTGCTAAAGGCTGGGAGAGTTTGCAGAAAACAATAGAGTATCTTCCGGATGAAATTTTTACCATAGCAGATGCAAAAAGAGGAGATATTGGCAATACTTCCACCATGTATGCACGGGCATTTTTTGAACAAATGAAGTTTGACTCTGTGACCGTAGCACCCTATATGGGAGCTGATAGTGTCACTCCTTTTTTACAGTTTGATAATAAGTGGGTCATTCTTCTGGCACTCACTTCAAATCCTGGAAGTCATGACTTTCAGCAACTTACATTAAAAAATGAGGATGAAAAGCTTTATGAAAGAGTCTTGAAAGAAAGCAGTCTTTGGGGGACTACCGAAAACCTGATGTATGTGGTAGGCGCTACCAGAGCCGAAGCACTGTTAGATATTCGGAAAATTATTCCGGATCATTTCCTGTTGGTGCCGGGCGTGGGTGCTCAGGGAGGAAGTTTAAAAGAAGTAGCTAAGTACGGGATGAATGATGATATAGGCCTTTTGGTCAATGCATCTCGTAGTATCATTTATGCAGGTAAGGACCAGTATTTTGCCAAAGCATCACGGATTGAAACCCATAAACTGCAGCAAGAAATGGCTACTTATCTTTGA
- a CDS encoding Rossmann-like and DUF2520 domain-containing protein has protein sequence MFLKRKYSFKISMIGAGNVASLLAPTLESAGHVIKEVYSRHKKNAQALCDQLYEAEVNYNLDFSRSTASIFFIAVPDDRIGEVVEQIILPAASILIHTSGSMPMQVLKGKDHVSLGVFYPLQTFTKNKAVHFQDIPLLIEASDASTLKTIKILAESISKQVQEMSSEQRAILHIAAVFSCNFTNHLILLAEELTDNHQIDFDLLKPLIAETVNKSLNIGPRKAQTGPAARRDIETLQRHTHFLKGEDKRLAKLYQLLSDSIMGDGGQK, from the coding sequence ATGTTTTTGAAAAGAAAGTATTCCTTCAAAATCTCAATGATTGGAGCGGGTAATGTTGCCTCTCTGCTGGCACCCACCCTGGAAAGTGCCGGGCATGTCATTAAGGAAGTATATAGTCGCCATAAAAAAAATGCGCAAGCTTTATGTGATCAACTTTATGAGGCGGAAGTGAATTACAACCTGGATTTTTCACGCAGTACAGCTTCTATTTTCTTTATTGCTGTTCCTGATGATCGGATCGGGGAAGTAGTAGAACAAATAATTTTACCTGCTGCCTCAATCTTGATACATACATCAGGAAGCATGCCTATGCAAGTTTTGAAGGGAAAAGATCATGTGTCTTTAGGAGTATTTTACCCTTTACAGACTTTTACCAAAAACAAAGCAGTACATTTTCAGGATATTCCTTTGTTGATAGAAGCTAGTGATGCTTCTACCCTCAAAACCATTAAAATACTTGCTGAAAGTATCAGTAAGCAGGTGCAGGAGATGAGCTCTGAGCAGCGAGCTATCTTGCACATTGCTGCTGTATTCTCTTGTAATTTTACCAATCATCTGATTCTTCTTGCTGAAGAACTAACGGACAATCATCAAATAGACTTTGATCTGTTAAAACCTTTGATTGCTGAAACGGTAAACAAAAGCCTGAACATAGGGCCACGAAAGGCCCAGACAGGCCCTGCTGCAAGAAGAGATATAGAAACTCTGCAAAGACACACTCATTTTCTAAAGGGAGAAGATAAAAGGCTTGCAAAACTTTACCAACTCTTGTCTGACAGTATTATGGGAGATGGTGGACAAAAATGA
- the pheS gene encoding phenylalanine--tRNA ligase subunit alpha, whose amino-acid sequence MEDQINILQEEINQYTVQNEEELETYRMRFISRKSVIGDLLTAIKDVAPEQRKETGIKLNQLKNAAQAKFKELISELENQNNSTKKTDIPDLTLPSIPDELGAIHPLTQVRNRITEIFERIGFQVVDGPEIEDDRHNFTALNFPPNHPAREMQDTFFIEKDSVGNRPDMVLRTHTSSVQIRMMEEGKPPFRAIMPGRVFRNEAISARAHCVFHQVEGLYVDRNVSFADLKQTLLHFAKELFGPKTRIRLRPSYFPFTEPSAELDIWWGNETEADKRITKGTGWLEIGGCGMVDPFVLESCGIDAEEFTGFAFGMGIERIAMIKYQIKDLRLFTENDIRFLKQFSQFN is encoded by the coding sequence ATGGAAGATCAGATAAATATACTTCAGGAAGAAATTAATCAATATACAGTCCAAAATGAGGAAGAGCTTGAGACCTATCGCATGCGTTTTATCAGCCGTAAAAGTGTGATAGGCGATTTGCTAACCGCGATTAAAGATGTAGCTCCTGAACAAAGGAAAGAGACAGGTATAAAGCTTAATCAGCTTAAAAATGCAGCTCAGGCAAAATTTAAGGAATTGATCAGTGAACTGGAAAACCAAAATAACAGCACAAAAAAAACAGACATACCTGATCTGACTTTACCCTCTATTCCTGATGAACTAGGAGCTATTCACCCACTAACACAGGTAAGAAACAGAATTACAGAGATATTTGAAAGAATTGGCTTTCAGGTGGTAGATGGCCCTGAAATTGAAGACGACCGGCATAATTTTACTGCACTTAATTTCCCTCCCAATCATCCGGCACGTGAAATGCAGGATACTTTTTTTATTGAAAAAGATAGCGTGGGAAACCGCCCTGACATGGTTTTGCGTACCCATACTTCTTCTGTACAGATCCGCATGATGGAAGAGGGCAAACCACCATTCAGAGCCATAATGCCGGGACGTGTATTTCGCAATGAAGCGATTTCTGCCCGTGCACATTGCGTTTTTCATCAGGTTGAAGGCTTGTATGTAGATAGAAACGTGAGCTTTGCCGATCTTAAACAAACTTTACTTCACTTTGCGAAAGAGTTGTTCGGGCCTAAGACTCGTATCAGGCTTCGTCCTTCCTACTTCCCCTTTACTGAGCCAAGTGCTGAATTAGATATCTGGTGGGGAAATGAGACTGAGGCCGATAAGAGAATTACTAAAGGTACAGGATGGCTGGAAATTGGTGGCTGTGGCATGGTTGATCCTTTTGTGCTGGAAAGCTGTGGGATTGATGCTGAAGAATTCACAGGTTTTGCATTTGGTATGGGGATAGAACGAATCGCCATGATCAAATACCAGATCAAGGACCTGAGACTATTTACAGAAAATGATATCCGCTTCCTCAAGCAATTTTCTCAGTTCAACTGA